GGTCGCTGGCAAACGTACTGGCAGGACGAGGACACGAAGCTCGTTCACTTTATTGGAAAAGACAACATCGTCTTTCACTGCCTCATGTTTCCGGCGATGCTCCAGGCACACGGCGACTACGTGCTCCCGGACAACGTCCCGGCCAACGAGTTCTTGAACCTGGAGGGACGTAAGCTGTCTACGAGCCGCGGATGGGCCGTATGGCTTCACGAGTACCTTGATGATTTTGAGGAGGCCACTCACGGTGCGGATATGCTTCGGTACGCGCTCGGAACGACGCTCCCCGAAAGCAAGGACGCGGACTTCAGCTGGGATGGCTTCCAGAGCCGCATCAACGGCGAACTCGCGGATGTCCTGGGCAACTTCGTGAACCGCACCCTCACGTTTGCCGACCGTTTCTTCGATGGACAGGTCCCGCCGCTCGAGCAACCAACGGACACGGATCGAGACATGCTGGACCGGTTGCGTGAGGCGCCGGACGCCATCGGTGAGGCTTACGATCAGTACAGGATGCGGGAGGCCATTTACGAGACGATCGATCTTGCTCGCGCAGGCAATAAGTATTTCAACGACACCGAGCCCTGGCATACCCGGAAGGAGGACGGCCCGGCCGCCGGCAACACGGTTCACATTTGCTTGCAGCTATGCGCGTCTCTTTCGGTTTTGATGGAGCCGGTGCTACCGGACGCCTCCACGCGTCTCCGCGACATGCTCAACCTCAGCGGTGTGCGACCGAGCACTCCGCAGGATGATACGCCCGACCCCGACGATGACCTCATCGGATGGGACGATGCGCGTCATCCACTTCTTGCGCCGGGCCACGCGCTCGGCACTCCCGATATTCTCTTTGAAAAAGTAGAAGACGACACGATGGACGAACAACGCGACAAGCTCGGGCAGACGGACGAAGACACCACCGACACCGTCGAAGACGCCGGGTACGCGCCGATCAAAGATGAGATCGAGTTCGGCGACTTTATGGATCTGGATCTGCGTACCGGTGTGGTCACCACGGCCGAGCCGATTGAAGAGGCCGACAAACTTCTTCGTCTCGAGATCGACCTCGGGTTCGAGCAGCGTCAGATTCTGGCGGGCATCGCGGAGCACATGGCGCCGGACGAGATCAACGGACGCAAAGTGGTTGTTGTCGCCAATCTCGCGCCGAAAACGATGTTCGGGCTGGAGAGTCAGGGCATGGTGCTGATGGCAGAAGACCGGGATGGAAATCTCGCTCTCGTGTCGACCGATTCCGAGCCAGGCAGCGTGGTCCGATAGACATCGCGCCGTCGGTTTTGGAAATGAAGCGCCTCCTTGCTATGGGCGAGGGGGCGCTTTTCTTTATTGCGGCGTTTCGCTTGTCTCGGCCCGTATGTCGCGACGTCGGATTCATCTTCTTCGTGAGTGATGAGCGTAGACTCATGCACGAGGTTGTCGTGGGGAACCACGAACGCAGACATGCCTGTTACTTTGCCGTGCCCCCAACCACGCATCCCGACCTACGTACATGTTGCGCTCCCTTCGTCTTCTCCTGCTCGTCGGTTTCGCATTCCTATCCGCCGGTTGTTCAACCAATGCGTCTGGACAGGACTCGGGCGGCCCGATTCTTCCTCAGCAGGCCGCCTACGATGTCACCTACTACGACCTCAATGTCGATGTCGATACAGCGTCCCAATCAATCACGGGAGAGCTCACGGCGGTAGCAGCTGTGAAGAAGCCGTTGGAGCATTTTGTGCTGAATCTCGACACGCGGCTTGACGTCCGGGAGGTGAATATGGCGTCAGAAGGCGGAACGGTCAAGCTCCCCGTTGAAAGAAAGGCAGACCGAAACCA
This DNA window, taken from Longibacter salinarum, encodes the following:
- the metG gene encoding methionine--tRNA ligase, coding for MPKDSHDRILVTAALPYANGNIHLGHLAGAYLPADLYCRYQRLKGEDVLFICGSDEMGVAILMRALREGRTPEHIVDHYHPMIRDSFDRFGMSFDYYGRTSSETHKVTSQDFFRTLDEKDVFKLKTNEQLFDPEAEMFLADRFVVGTCPVCGYEEAYGDQCEKCGSSLSPTELIDPRSTLTDATPVLKETSHWYIPLGDMQPALEEWIGTHPEWKNNVLGQVQSWFNDGLKDRSITRDVPWGVPVPEDVAARHGLEAEGKVIYVWFDAPIGYISATKEWAQEQGDPGRWQTYWQDEDTKLVHFIGKDNIVFHCLMFPAMLQAHGDYVLPDNVPANEFLNLEGRKLSTSRGWAVWLHEYLDDFEEATHGADMLRYALGTTLPESKDADFSWDGFQSRINGELADVLGNFVNRTLTFADRFFDGQVPPLEQPTDTDRDMLDRLREAPDAIGEAYDQYRMREAIYETIDLARAGNKYFNDTEPWHTRKEDGPAAGNTVHICLQLCASLSVLMEPVLPDASTRLRDMLNLSGVRPSTPQDDTPDPDDDLIGWDDARHPLLAPGHALGTPDILFEKVEDDTMDEQRDKLGQTDEDTTDTVEDAGYAPIKDEIEFGDFMDLDLRTGVVTTAEPIEEADKLLRLEIDLGFEQRQILAGIAEHMAPDEINGRKVVVVANLAPKTMFGLESQGMVLMAEDRDGNLALVSTDSEPGSVVR